One window of Grus americana isolate bGruAme1 chromosome 18, bGruAme1.mat, whole genome shotgun sequence genomic DNA carries:
- the PECAM1 gene encoding platelet endothelial cell adhesion molecule isoform X3, giving the protein MYLALLVIFLQCSELYTEERVFTFNTVEIKVQPSVKVKNGDPMSIICHADISKSADFQLKHNFTIFKDGKLVFMTVSDKGDAQYEISTARSSDTGDYECTVEAGRKTKSSNSLHVWVTGMTKPILTAEKKEVLEGEVVKLRCELPEEVPPLYFFFRKIKMNSTPKEKYVYELHRNFSVVEFSVEEGDNILQFDCFGKRIVKLEYETSEHSNKTLVTVREPFIKPTLNVKPSSNITEGDRIQLECSTVVARMRDIEIILQKNKTILNSVQDEKLLRYSAVATLEDSGEYLCKVEQGRASKTTKLNVVVAELFPAPILAASASKLDENKELTLSCSISGFRKANFSILRRSSNGDIWLKNSRNLTMKVNVSDTGSYICKAEVKGIVKTSKPVRINVYAPVSKPTLSIVGGLPEVVLGKPLQLICRSAMGTPPITFTFYKGNEVKKIVINDTYATFLDENIRQNDKRGYKCDARNNHSSGMKASNILNITVIVPIRNASLGSIPYGEVEDGSDTAFLCSVKEGSWPIHFRIFRKTDREVLLFEKSENADRVMWRKEAMNSQDTGTYYCMASNRANVDVKSHPITISVILASWQKGVIAAFVLIPIAGAVTLTLWWFLSKKKKAKGRPMEMSGSALATNLTSEKLTRQHNDGDYYSGSGYIEDSENHMKSTDESKGPDLESAEVEYTEVEVSTLDPHRDSVENRHSRIQGHPDAT; this is encoded by the exons ATGTATCTTGCTCTTCTGGTGATTTTCTTGCAGT GTTCAGAACTTTACACTGAGGAGAGAG TTTTTACTTTCAACACAGTTGAAATCAAGGTTCAGCCATCTGTCAAAGTAAAGAATGGAGATCCTATGTCGATTATCTGCCATGCTGATATTAGCAAAAGTGCGGATTTCCAGCTGAAGCataattttacaatttttaaggATGGCAAGCTTGTGTTCATGACTGTATCAGACAAAGGAGATGCACAATATGAAATATCTACGGCTAGATCTTCAGATACAGGAGATTATGAATGTACTGTGGAAGCAGGCAGAAAGACAAAATCTAGTAACTCCTTACATGTTTGGGTAACAG GTATGACCAAGCCAATCCTGACTgctgagaaaaaagaagttttagaGGGTGAAGTTGTGAAATTACGTTGTGAGCTGCCAGAAGAAGTACCtcctttatatttctttttccgGAAGATAAAGATGAATTCAACacctaaagaaaaatatgtatatgaACTACATAGAAATTTTTCTGTAGTGGAATTTTCTGTTGAAGAGGGAGATAATATTTTACAATTTGATTGCTTTGGTAAGAGAATTGTAAAACTCGAATATGAAACCTCAGAACACAGCAACAAAACACTTGTTACAGTCAGGG AACCATTTATAAAGCCTACTCTGAATGTCAAGCCCTCAAGTAATATTACAGAAGGAGACAGAATACAGCTTGAATGCTCAACTGTGGTAGCCCGAATGCGTGACATTGAAATCAtactccagaaaaacaaaacaatactaAACAGTGTACAAGATGAGAAACTTTTGAGATACTCTGCAGTAGCTACTCTAGAGGACAGCGGTGAATACCTATGTAAGGTGGAGCAAGGGAGAGCATCTAAAACCACCAAACTGAATGTTGTTGTGGCAG AGTTATTCCCTGCACCAATATTGGCTGCTTCTGCAAGTAAGCtggatgaaaataaagaattaacTTTGAGTTGCAGCATTAGTGGTTTTCGGAAAGCTAACTTCTCTATATTACGGAGAAGTTCAAATGGAGACATCTGGTTGAAAAATTCTAGAAACTTAACAATGAAAGTTAATGTGAGTGATACTGGATCCTATATCTGTAAAGCTGAAGTAAAAGGAATAGTCAAGACGAGCAAACCTGTAAGGATAAATGTTTATG CTCCAGTCTCCAAGCCAACTCTTTCCATTGTTGGTGGTTTACCAGAAGTGGTGTTAGGGAAACCTCTACAGTTAATCTGTCGTTCGGCGATGGGAACACCACCAATAACATTCACATTCTACAAAGGAAATGAAGTTAAGAAAATAGTAATTAATGACACATATGCTACGTTCTTGGATGAAAATATTAGACAAAATGACAAAAGAGGATATAAATGTGATGCTAGAAATAATCACTCCAGTGGTATGAAAGCTAGCAATATTCTAAACATCACAGTAATAG TACCAATCAGGAACGCCAGTTTGGGCAGTATTCCGTATGGAGAAGTAGAAGATGGCAGTgacactgcttttctctgctctgtgaaAGAAGGATCTTGGCCAATCCACTTCAGGATTTTTCGAAAAACTGATCGTGAAGttcttctgtttgaaaaaagtgaaaatgcgGACAGAGTCATGTGGCGCAAGGAGGCAATGAACAGCCAGGACACAGGGACATATTACTGCATGGCTTCTAATCGAGCTAATGTGGATGTGAAAAGTCATCCAATAACCATCAGTG TCATCTTAGCGTCTTGGCAGAAAGGTGTCATTGCTGCATTTGTCCTAATACCTATCGCAGGAGCAGTAACTCTCACTTTATGGTGGTTTTTgtctaagaagaaaaagg ctAAAGGACGACCCATGGAGATGTCTGG ttctgcCTTGGCTACAAACTTGACAAGTGAAAAACTGACAAGACAGCACAATGATGGAGACTACTATTCAG GATCAGGTTACATTGAAGATAGTGAAAATCACATGAAATCAACAGATGAGAGTAAAG GACCTGACCTTGAGAGTGCTGAGGTGGAGTACACTGAAGTTGAAGTATCAACGCTTGATCCTCACAGAG attcTGTGGAAAACAGGCATTCT
- the PECAM1 gene encoding platelet endothelial cell adhesion molecule isoform X5: MYLALLVIFLQCSELYTEERVFTFNTVEIKVQPSVKVKNGDPMSIICHADISKSADFQLKHNFTIFKDGKLVFMTVSDKGDAQYEISTARSSDTGDYECTVEAGRKTKSSNSLHVWVTGMTKPILTAEKKEVLEGEVVKLRCELPEEVPPLYFFFRKIKMNSTPKEKYVYELHRNFSVVEFSVEEGDNILQFDCFGKRIVKLEYETSEHSNKTLVTVREPFIKPTLNVKPSSNITEGDRIQLECSTVVARMRDIEIILQKNKTILNSVQDEKLLRYSAVATLEDSGEYLCKVEQGRASKTTKLNVVVAELFPAPILAASASKLDENKELTLSCSISGFRKANFSILRRSSNGDIWLKNSRNLTMKVNVSDTGSYICKAEVKGIVKTSKPVRINVYAPVSKPTLSIVGGLPEVVLGKPLQLICRSAMGTPPITFTFYKGNEVKKIVINDTYATFLDENIRQNDKRGYKCDARNNHSSGMKASNILNITVIVPIRNASLGSIPYGEVEDGSDTAFLCSVKEGSWPIHFRIFRKTDREVLLFEKSENADRVMWRKEAMNSQDTGTYYCMASNRANVDVKSHPITISVILASWQKGVIAAFVLIPIAGAVTLTLWWFLSKKKKAKGRPMEMSGSALATNLTSEKLTRQHNDGDYYSGSGYIEDSENHMKSTDESKGPDLESAEVEYTEVEVSTLDPHRENTRAS; encoded by the exons ATGTATCTTGCTCTTCTGGTGATTTTCTTGCAGT GTTCAGAACTTTACACTGAGGAGAGAG TTTTTACTTTCAACACAGTTGAAATCAAGGTTCAGCCATCTGTCAAAGTAAAGAATGGAGATCCTATGTCGATTATCTGCCATGCTGATATTAGCAAAAGTGCGGATTTCCAGCTGAAGCataattttacaatttttaaggATGGCAAGCTTGTGTTCATGACTGTATCAGACAAAGGAGATGCACAATATGAAATATCTACGGCTAGATCTTCAGATACAGGAGATTATGAATGTACTGTGGAAGCAGGCAGAAAGACAAAATCTAGTAACTCCTTACATGTTTGGGTAACAG GTATGACCAAGCCAATCCTGACTgctgagaaaaaagaagttttagaGGGTGAAGTTGTGAAATTACGTTGTGAGCTGCCAGAAGAAGTACCtcctttatatttctttttccgGAAGATAAAGATGAATTCAACacctaaagaaaaatatgtatatgaACTACATAGAAATTTTTCTGTAGTGGAATTTTCTGTTGAAGAGGGAGATAATATTTTACAATTTGATTGCTTTGGTAAGAGAATTGTAAAACTCGAATATGAAACCTCAGAACACAGCAACAAAACACTTGTTACAGTCAGGG AACCATTTATAAAGCCTACTCTGAATGTCAAGCCCTCAAGTAATATTACAGAAGGAGACAGAATACAGCTTGAATGCTCAACTGTGGTAGCCCGAATGCGTGACATTGAAATCAtactccagaaaaacaaaacaatactaAACAGTGTACAAGATGAGAAACTTTTGAGATACTCTGCAGTAGCTACTCTAGAGGACAGCGGTGAATACCTATGTAAGGTGGAGCAAGGGAGAGCATCTAAAACCACCAAACTGAATGTTGTTGTGGCAG AGTTATTCCCTGCACCAATATTGGCTGCTTCTGCAAGTAAGCtggatgaaaataaagaattaacTTTGAGTTGCAGCATTAGTGGTTTTCGGAAAGCTAACTTCTCTATATTACGGAGAAGTTCAAATGGAGACATCTGGTTGAAAAATTCTAGAAACTTAACAATGAAAGTTAATGTGAGTGATACTGGATCCTATATCTGTAAAGCTGAAGTAAAAGGAATAGTCAAGACGAGCAAACCTGTAAGGATAAATGTTTATG CTCCAGTCTCCAAGCCAACTCTTTCCATTGTTGGTGGTTTACCAGAAGTGGTGTTAGGGAAACCTCTACAGTTAATCTGTCGTTCGGCGATGGGAACACCACCAATAACATTCACATTCTACAAAGGAAATGAAGTTAAGAAAATAGTAATTAATGACACATATGCTACGTTCTTGGATGAAAATATTAGACAAAATGACAAAAGAGGATATAAATGTGATGCTAGAAATAATCACTCCAGTGGTATGAAAGCTAGCAATATTCTAAACATCACAGTAATAG TACCAATCAGGAACGCCAGTTTGGGCAGTATTCCGTATGGAGAAGTAGAAGATGGCAGTgacactgcttttctctgctctgtgaaAGAAGGATCTTGGCCAATCCACTTCAGGATTTTTCGAAAAACTGATCGTGAAGttcttctgtttgaaaaaagtgaaaatgcgGACAGAGTCATGTGGCGCAAGGAGGCAATGAACAGCCAGGACACAGGGACATATTACTGCATGGCTTCTAATCGAGCTAATGTGGATGTGAAAAGTCATCCAATAACCATCAGTG TCATCTTAGCGTCTTGGCAGAAAGGTGTCATTGCTGCATTTGTCCTAATACCTATCGCAGGAGCAGTAACTCTCACTTTATGGTGGTTTTTgtctaagaagaaaaagg ctAAAGGACGACCCATGGAGATGTCTGG ttctgcCTTGGCTACAAACTTGACAAGTGAAAAACTGACAAGACAGCACAATGATGGAGACTACTATTCAG GATCAGGTTACATTGAAGATAGTGAAAATCACATGAAATCAACAGATGAGAGTAAAG GACCTGACCTTGAGAGTGCTGAGGTGGAGTACACTGAAGTTGAAGTATCAACGCTTGATCCTCACAGAG
- the PECAM1 gene encoding platelet endothelial cell adhesion molecule isoform X2 encodes MYLALLVIFLQCSELYTEERVFTFNTVEIKVQPSVKVKNGDPMSIICHADISKSADFQLKHNFTIFKDGKLVFMTVSDKGDAQYEISTARSSDTGDYECTVEAGRKTKSSNSLHVWVTGMTKPILTAEKKEVLEGEVVKLRCELPEEVPPLYFFFRKIKMNSTPKEKYVYELHRNFSVVEFSVEEGDNILQFDCFGKRIVKLEYETSEHSNKTLVTVREPFIKPTLNVKPSSNITEGDRIQLECSTVVARMRDIEIILQKNKTILNSVQDEKLLRYSAVATLEDSGEYLCKVEQGRASKTTKLNVVVAELFPAPILAASASKLDENKELTLSCSISGFRKANFSILRRSSNGDIWLKNSRNLTMKVNVSDTGSYICKAEVKGIVKTSKPVRINVYAPVSKPTLSIVGGLPEVVLGKPLQLICRSAMGTPPITFTFYKGNEVKKIVINDTYATFLDENIRQNDKRGYKCDARNNHSSGMKASNILNITVIVPIRNASLGSIPYGEVEDGSDTAFLCSVKEGSWPIHFRIFRKTDREVLLFEKSENADRVMWRKEAMNSQDTGTYYCMASNRANVDVKSHPITISVILASWQKGVIAAFVLIPIAGAVTLTLWWFLSKKKKAKGRPMEMSGSALATNLTSEKLTRQHNDGDYYSGSGYIEDSENHMKSTDESKGPDLESAEVEYTEVEVSTLDPHRAPVQKGTETVYSEIRKANNDSVENRHSRIQGHPDAT; translated from the exons ATGTATCTTGCTCTTCTGGTGATTTTCTTGCAGT GTTCAGAACTTTACACTGAGGAGAGAG TTTTTACTTTCAACACAGTTGAAATCAAGGTTCAGCCATCTGTCAAAGTAAAGAATGGAGATCCTATGTCGATTATCTGCCATGCTGATATTAGCAAAAGTGCGGATTTCCAGCTGAAGCataattttacaatttttaaggATGGCAAGCTTGTGTTCATGACTGTATCAGACAAAGGAGATGCACAATATGAAATATCTACGGCTAGATCTTCAGATACAGGAGATTATGAATGTACTGTGGAAGCAGGCAGAAAGACAAAATCTAGTAACTCCTTACATGTTTGGGTAACAG GTATGACCAAGCCAATCCTGACTgctgagaaaaaagaagttttagaGGGTGAAGTTGTGAAATTACGTTGTGAGCTGCCAGAAGAAGTACCtcctttatatttctttttccgGAAGATAAAGATGAATTCAACacctaaagaaaaatatgtatatgaACTACATAGAAATTTTTCTGTAGTGGAATTTTCTGTTGAAGAGGGAGATAATATTTTACAATTTGATTGCTTTGGTAAGAGAATTGTAAAACTCGAATATGAAACCTCAGAACACAGCAACAAAACACTTGTTACAGTCAGGG AACCATTTATAAAGCCTACTCTGAATGTCAAGCCCTCAAGTAATATTACAGAAGGAGACAGAATACAGCTTGAATGCTCAACTGTGGTAGCCCGAATGCGTGACATTGAAATCAtactccagaaaaacaaaacaatactaAACAGTGTACAAGATGAGAAACTTTTGAGATACTCTGCAGTAGCTACTCTAGAGGACAGCGGTGAATACCTATGTAAGGTGGAGCAAGGGAGAGCATCTAAAACCACCAAACTGAATGTTGTTGTGGCAG AGTTATTCCCTGCACCAATATTGGCTGCTTCTGCAAGTAAGCtggatgaaaataaagaattaacTTTGAGTTGCAGCATTAGTGGTTTTCGGAAAGCTAACTTCTCTATATTACGGAGAAGTTCAAATGGAGACATCTGGTTGAAAAATTCTAGAAACTTAACAATGAAAGTTAATGTGAGTGATACTGGATCCTATATCTGTAAAGCTGAAGTAAAAGGAATAGTCAAGACGAGCAAACCTGTAAGGATAAATGTTTATG CTCCAGTCTCCAAGCCAACTCTTTCCATTGTTGGTGGTTTACCAGAAGTGGTGTTAGGGAAACCTCTACAGTTAATCTGTCGTTCGGCGATGGGAACACCACCAATAACATTCACATTCTACAAAGGAAATGAAGTTAAGAAAATAGTAATTAATGACACATATGCTACGTTCTTGGATGAAAATATTAGACAAAATGACAAAAGAGGATATAAATGTGATGCTAGAAATAATCACTCCAGTGGTATGAAAGCTAGCAATATTCTAAACATCACAGTAATAG TACCAATCAGGAACGCCAGTTTGGGCAGTATTCCGTATGGAGAAGTAGAAGATGGCAGTgacactgcttttctctgctctgtgaaAGAAGGATCTTGGCCAATCCACTTCAGGATTTTTCGAAAAACTGATCGTGAAGttcttctgtttgaaaaaagtgaaaatgcgGACAGAGTCATGTGGCGCAAGGAGGCAATGAACAGCCAGGACACAGGGACATATTACTGCATGGCTTCTAATCGAGCTAATGTGGATGTGAAAAGTCATCCAATAACCATCAGTG TCATCTTAGCGTCTTGGCAGAAAGGTGTCATTGCTGCATTTGTCCTAATACCTATCGCAGGAGCAGTAACTCTCACTTTATGGTGGTTTTTgtctaagaagaaaaagg ctAAAGGACGACCCATGGAGATGTCTGG ttctgcCTTGGCTACAAACTTGACAAGTGAAAAACTGACAAGACAGCACAATGATGGAGACTACTATTCAG GATCAGGTTACATTGAAGATAGTGAAAATCACATGAAATCAACAGATGAGAGTAAAG GACCTGACCTTGAGAGTGCTGAGGTGGAGTACACTGAAGTTGAAGTATCAACGCTTGATCCTCACAGAG cTCCTGTACAGAAGGGGACTGAAACAGTTTATAGTGAAATCAGAAAAGCTAATAATG attcTGTGGAAAACAGGCATTCT
- the PECAM1 gene encoding platelet endothelial cell adhesion molecule isoform X4, with amino-acid sequence MYLALLVIFLQCSELYTEERVFTFNTVEIKVQPSVKVKNGDPMSIICHADISKSADFQLKHNFTIFKDGKLVFMTVSDKGDAQYEISTARSSDTGDYECTVEAGRKTKSSNSLHVWVTGMTKPILTAEKKEVLEGEVVKLRCELPEEVPPLYFFFRKIKMNSTPKEKYVYELHRNFSVVEFSVEEGDNILQFDCFGKRIVKLEYETSEHSNKTLVTVREPFIKPTLNVKPSSNITEGDRIQLECSTVVARMRDIEIILQKNKTILNSVQDEKLLRYSAVATLEDSGEYLCKVEQGRASKTTKLNVVVAELFPAPILAASASKLDENKELTLSCSISGFRKANFSILRRSSNGDIWLKNSRNLTMKVNVSDTGSYICKAEVKGIVKTSKPVRINVYAPVSKPTLSIVGGLPEVVLGKPLQLICRSAMGTPPITFTFYKGNEVKKIVINDTYATFLDENIRQNDKRGYKCDARNNHSSGMKASNILNITVIVPIRNASLGSIPYGEVEDGSDTAFLCSVKEGSWPIHFRIFRKTDREVLLFEKSENADRVMWRKEAMNSQDTGTYYCMASNRANVDVKSHPITISVILASWQKGVIAAFVLIPIAGAVTLTLWWFLSKKKKAKGRPMEMSGSALATNLTSEKLTRQHNDGDYYSGSGYIEDSENHMKSTDESKAPVQKGTETVYSEIRKANNDSVENRHSRIQGHPDAT; translated from the exons ATGTATCTTGCTCTTCTGGTGATTTTCTTGCAGT GTTCAGAACTTTACACTGAGGAGAGAG TTTTTACTTTCAACACAGTTGAAATCAAGGTTCAGCCATCTGTCAAAGTAAAGAATGGAGATCCTATGTCGATTATCTGCCATGCTGATATTAGCAAAAGTGCGGATTTCCAGCTGAAGCataattttacaatttttaaggATGGCAAGCTTGTGTTCATGACTGTATCAGACAAAGGAGATGCACAATATGAAATATCTACGGCTAGATCTTCAGATACAGGAGATTATGAATGTACTGTGGAAGCAGGCAGAAAGACAAAATCTAGTAACTCCTTACATGTTTGGGTAACAG GTATGACCAAGCCAATCCTGACTgctgagaaaaaagaagttttagaGGGTGAAGTTGTGAAATTACGTTGTGAGCTGCCAGAAGAAGTACCtcctttatatttctttttccgGAAGATAAAGATGAATTCAACacctaaagaaaaatatgtatatgaACTACATAGAAATTTTTCTGTAGTGGAATTTTCTGTTGAAGAGGGAGATAATATTTTACAATTTGATTGCTTTGGTAAGAGAATTGTAAAACTCGAATATGAAACCTCAGAACACAGCAACAAAACACTTGTTACAGTCAGGG AACCATTTATAAAGCCTACTCTGAATGTCAAGCCCTCAAGTAATATTACAGAAGGAGACAGAATACAGCTTGAATGCTCAACTGTGGTAGCCCGAATGCGTGACATTGAAATCAtactccagaaaaacaaaacaatactaAACAGTGTACAAGATGAGAAACTTTTGAGATACTCTGCAGTAGCTACTCTAGAGGACAGCGGTGAATACCTATGTAAGGTGGAGCAAGGGAGAGCATCTAAAACCACCAAACTGAATGTTGTTGTGGCAG AGTTATTCCCTGCACCAATATTGGCTGCTTCTGCAAGTAAGCtggatgaaaataaagaattaacTTTGAGTTGCAGCATTAGTGGTTTTCGGAAAGCTAACTTCTCTATATTACGGAGAAGTTCAAATGGAGACATCTGGTTGAAAAATTCTAGAAACTTAACAATGAAAGTTAATGTGAGTGATACTGGATCCTATATCTGTAAAGCTGAAGTAAAAGGAATAGTCAAGACGAGCAAACCTGTAAGGATAAATGTTTATG CTCCAGTCTCCAAGCCAACTCTTTCCATTGTTGGTGGTTTACCAGAAGTGGTGTTAGGGAAACCTCTACAGTTAATCTGTCGTTCGGCGATGGGAACACCACCAATAACATTCACATTCTACAAAGGAAATGAAGTTAAGAAAATAGTAATTAATGACACATATGCTACGTTCTTGGATGAAAATATTAGACAAAATGACAAAAGAGGATATAAATGTGATGCTAGAAATAATCACTCCAGTGGTATGAAAGCTAGCAATATTCTAAACATCACAGTAATAG TACCAATCAGGAACGCCAGTTTGGGCAGTATTCCGTATGGAGAAGTAGAAGATGGCAGTgacactgcttttctctgctctgtgaaAGAAGGATCTTGGCCAATCCACTTCAGGATTTTTCGAAAAACTGATCGTGAAGttcttctgtttgaaaaaagtgaaaatgcgGACAGAGTCATGTGGCGCAAGGAGGCAATGAACAGCCAGGACACAGGGACATATTACTGCATGGCTTCTAATCGAGCTAATGTGGATGTGAAAAGTCATCCAATAACCATCAGTG TCATCTTAGCGTCTTGGCAGAAAGGTGTCATTGCTGCATTTGTCCTAATACCTATCGCAGGAGCAGTAACTCTCACTTTATGGTGGTTTTTgtctaagaagaaaaagg ctAAAGGACGACCCATGGAGATGTCTGG ttctgcCTTGGCTACAAACTTGACAAGTGAAAAACTGACAAGACAGCACAATGATGGAGACTACTATTCAG GATCAGGTTACATTGAAGATAGTGAAAATCACATGAAATCAACAGATGAGAGTAAAG cTCCTGTACAGAAGGGGACTGAAACAGTTTATAGTGAAATCAGAAAAGCTAATAATG attcTGTGGAAAACAGGCATTCT
- the PECAM1 gene encoding platelet endothelial cell adhesion molecule isoform X1: MYLALLVIFLQCSELYTEERVFTFNTVEIKVQPSVKVKNGDPMSIICHADISKSADFQLKHNFTIFKDGKLVFMTVSDKGDAQYEISTARSSDTGDYECTVEAGRKTKSSNSLHVWVTGMTKPILTAEKKEVLEGEVVKLRCELPEEVPPLYFFFRKIKMNSTPKEKYVYELHRNFSVVEFSVEEGDNILQFDCFGKRIVKLEYETSEHSNKTLVTVREPFIKPTLNVKPSSNITEGDRIQLECSTVVARMRDIEIILQKNKTILNSVQDEKLLRYSAVATLEDSGEYLCKVEQGRASKTTKLNVVVAELFPAPILAASASKLDENKELTLSCSISGFRKANFSILRRSSNGDIWLKNSRNLTMKVNVSDTGSYICKAEVKGIVKTSKPVRINVYAPVSKPTLSIVGGLPEVVLGKPLQLICRSAMGTPPITFTFYKGNEVKKIVINDTYATFLDENIRQNDKRGYKCDARNNHSSGMKASNILNITVIVPIRNASLGSIPYGEVEDGSDTAFLCSVKEGSWPIHFRIFRKTDREVLLFEKSENADRVMWRKEAMNSQDTGTYYCMASNRANVDVKSHPITISVILASWQKGVIAAFVLIPIAGAVTLTLWWFLSKKKKAKGRPMEMSGSALATNLTSEKLTRQHNDGDYYSGSGYIEDSENHMKSTDESKGPDLESAEVEYTEVEVSTLDPHRGAFHTANKTKKRKEIDSVPIHFPAPVQKGTETVYSEIRKANNDSVENRHSRIQGHPDAT; encoded by the exons ATGTATCTTGCTCTTCTGGTGATTTTCTTGCAGT GTTCAGAACTTTACACTGAGGAGAGAG TTTTTACTTTCAACACAGTTGAAATCAAGGTTCAGCCATCTGTCAAAGTAAAGAATGGAGATCCTATGTCGATTATCTGCCATGCTGATATTAGCAAAAGTGCGGATTTCCAGCTGAAGCataattttacaatttttaaggATGGCAAGCTTGTGTTCATGACTGTATCAGACAAAGGAGATGCACAATATGAAATATCTACGGCTAGATCTTCAGATACAGGAGATTATGAATGTACTGTGGAAGCAGGCAGAAAGACAAAATCTAGTAACTCCTTACATGTTTGGGTAACAG GTATGACCAAGCCAATCCTGACTgctgagaaaaaagaagttttagaGGGTGAAGTTGTGAAATTACGTTGTGAGCTGCCAGAAGAAGTACCtcctttatatttctttttccgGAAGATAAAGATGAATTCAACacctaaagaaaaatatgtatatgaACTACATAGAAATTTTTCTGTAGTGGAATTTTCTGTTGAAGAGGGAGATAATATTTTACAATTTGATTGCTTTGGTAAGAGAATTGTAAAACTCGAATATGAAACCTCAGAACACAGCAACAAAACACTTGTTACAGTCAGGG AACCATTTATAAAGCCTACTCTGAATGTCAAGCCCTCAAGTAATATTACAGAAGGAGACAGAATACAGCTTGAATGCTCAACTGTGGTAGCCCGAATGCGTGACATTGAAATCAtactccagaaaaacaaaacaatactaAACAGTGTACAAGATGAGAAACTTTTGAGATACTCTGCAGTAGCTACTCTAGAGGACAGCGGTGAATACCTATGTAAGGTGGAGCAAGGGAGAGCATCTAAAACCACCAAACTGAATGTTGTTGTGGCAG AGTTATTCCCTGCACCAATATTGGCTGCTTCTGCAAGTAAGCtggatgaaaataaagaattaacTTTGAGTTGCAGCATTAGTGGTTTTCGGAAAGCTAACTTCTCTATATTACGGAGAAGTTCAAATGGAGACATCTGGTTGAAAAATTCTAGAAACTTAACAATGAAAGTTAATGTGAGTGATACTGGATCCTATATCTGTAAAGCTGAAGTAAAAGGAATAGTCAAGACGAGCAAACCTGTAAGGATAAATGTTTATG CTCCAGTCTCCAAGCCAACTCTTTCCATTGTTGGTGGTTTACCAGAAGTGGTGTTAGGGAAACCTCTACAGTTAATCTGTCGTTCGGCGATGGGAACACCACCAATAACATTCACATTCTACAAAGGAAATGAAGTTAAGAAAATAGTAATTAATGACACATATGCTACGTTCTTGGATGAAAATATTAGACAAAATGACAAAAGAGGATATAAATGTGATGCTAGAAATAATCACTCCAGTGGTATGAAAGCTAGCAATATTCTAAACATCACAGTAATAG TACCAATCAGGAACGCCAGTTTGGGCAGTATTCCGTATGGAGAAGTAGAAGATGGCAGTgacactgcttttctctgctctgtgaaAGAAGGATCTTGGCCAATCCACTTCAGGATTTTTCGAAAAACTGATCGTGAAGttcttctgtttgaaaaaagtgaaaatgcgGACAGAGTCATGTGGCGCAAGGAGGCAATGAACAGCCAGGACACAGGGACATATTACTGCATGGCTTCTAATCGAGCTAATGTGGATGTGAAAAGTCATCCAATAACCATCAGTG TCATCTTAGCGTCTTGGCAGAAAGGTGTCATTGCTGCATTTGTCCTAATACCTATCGCAGGAGCAGTAACTCTCACTTTATGGTGGTTTTTgtctaagaagaaaaagg ctAAAGGACGACCCATGGAGATGTCTGG ttctgcCTTGGCTACAAACTTGACAAGTGAAAAACTGACAAGACAGCACAATGATGGAGACTACTATTCAG GATCAGGTTACATTGAAGATAGTGAAAATCACATGAAATCAACAGATGAGAGTAAAG GACCTGACCTTGAGAGTGCTGAGGTGGAGTACACTGAAGTTGAAGTATCAACGCTTGATCCTCACAGAG GAGCTTTTCATAcggcaaacaaaacaaaaaaaagaaaagaaattgattctgtgccaatacattttccagcTCCTGTACAGAAGGGGACTGAAACAGTTTATAGTGAAATCAGAAAAGCTAATAATG attcTGTGGAAAACAGGCATTCT